Proteins from one Rhizobium sp. BT04 genomic window:
- a CDS encoding sugar phosphate isomerase/epimerase, giving the protein MSNPAKSIRIGTMVSGNKGDAAARIGEIADMGFESFEPFFWQTTKGQDLAELGKRCLDAIGDRDITISTLGMFGNPLEETAIDLETLQGWKHCIDNAHHFGATCVAGFTGRIRGKPLTDSLPRYKQIWSELAKRAADKGVKIAFENCAMDGNWASGDWNIAHNPDAWELIFNETPDDNIGLEWEPCHQMVYLIDPLPQIRKWAHKFFHVHGKDATIRWEVIKEHGIFGKEKFVFMRTPGFGDSNWTDIISELRLAGWSGSIDIEGWHDPVYRDALEMTGQIHGLNYLKKCRGGDFIVDP; this is encoded by the coding sequence GTGAGCAACCCTGCAAAATCCATTCGTATCGGCACCATGGTCAGCGGCAACAAGGGCGATGCCGCCGCGCGCATCGGCGAGATCGCCGACATGGGCTTCGAAAGCTTCGAGCCTTTCTTCTGGCAAACGACCAAGGGCCAAGACCTTGCCGAACTCGGGAAGCGCTGCCTCGATGCGATCGGCGACCGCGACATCACCATCTCGACGCTCGGCATGTTCGGCAATCCGCTGGAAGAGACCGCAATCGACCTCGAGACGTTGCAGGGCTGGAAGCACTGCATCGACAATGCCCATCATTTCGGAGCCACCTGCGTTGCCGGCTTCACCGGCCGAATCCGCGGCAAGCCGCTGACCGACAGCCTGCCTCGCTATAAGCAGATCTGGAGCGAACTCGCCAAGCGCGCCGCCGACAAGGGCGTCAAGATCGCCTTCGAGAATTGCGCCATGGACGGCAATTGGGCAAGCGGCGACTGGAACATCGCCCACAATCCCGATGCCTGGGAGCTGATCTTCAATGAGACGCCGGATGACAATATCGGGCTGGAATGGGAACCGTGCCATCAGATGGTCTATCTGATCGACCCTTTGCCGCAGATCCGCAAATGGGCGCACAAGTTCTTCCACGTCCACGGCAAGGACGCGACAATCCGTTGGGAGGTCATCAAGGAACACGGCATCTTCGGCAAGGAGAAGTTCGTCTTCATGCGCACGCCGGGCTTCGGCGACAGCAACTGGACCGACATCATTTCTGAGCTGCGCCTTGCCGGCTGGTCCGGCTCGATCGACATCGAAGGCTGGCACGACCCGGTCTATCGCGACGCGCTCGAAATGACTGGCCAGATTCACGGGCTCAACTATCTGAAGAAATGCCGGGGCGGCGATTTCATTGTTGATCCCTGA
- a CDS encoding Gfo/Idh/MocA family protein, whose translation MKFSAILCGCGAMSKGWLRAIASNPLLADAITIVGLVDLNRKTAETLAAEFGLEDAVIGSDLSDVIAATKADLVFDIVIPAARYDVVSTALKAGCHVLSEKPMAASLAEGAALVDLAAETGRIHAVIQNRRFISGVRRLRRFVESGAIGELTGIHCDFFLAPHFGGFREEMDNVLLLDMAIHTFDAARYVAAKKPLAVYCVERNPKGSWYRHGASANAIFEFSDDIVFTYRGSWCAEGERTSWESQWRLVGSKGMLTWDGEESFKATVAGEEPGLLHGSAAVNVPGPEHDEETHGHASVIADFIAAIGTGKRPETVNSDNIRSLAMVFSAIESAKTGRRVEISA comes from the coding sequence GTGAAATTCAGTGCCATTCTGTGCGGGTGCGGAGCTATGTCCAAAGGTTGGTTGCGCGCCATCGCTTCCAACCCTCTCCTTGCCGATGCCATCACCATTGTCGGCCTCGTCGACCTGAACCGGAAGACGGCGGAAACGCTTGCCGCGGAGTTCGGCCTCGAGGACGCCGTCATCGGTTCGGACCTGTCTGACGTCATCGCCGCCACCAAGGCCGATCTGGTCTTCGACATCGTCATTCCGGCGGCCCGCTACGACGTCGTTTCGACGGCACTCAAGGCCGGCTGCCATGTGCTCAGCGAAAAGCCTATGGCCGCTTCGCTTGCCGAGGGTGCGGCGCTGGTCGATCTTGCCGCCGAGACCGGCCGCATCCACGCCGTCATCCAAAACCGCCGCTTCATATCGGGCGTCAGGCGCCTGCGCCGCTTCGTCGAAAGCGGGGCGATCGGCGAACTCACCGGCATCCATTGCGACTTCTTCCTCGCCCCGCATTTCGGCGGCTTCCGCGAAGAGATGGACAATGTCCTGTTGCTCGACATGGCGATCCACACCTTCGATGCGGCGCGCTACGTCGCGGCTAAGAAGCCGCTCGCCGTCTATTGCGTCGAGCGCAATCCGAAGGGTTCCTGGTACCGGCACGGCGCCTCGGCTAATGCCATCTTCGAATTTTCCGACGACATTGTCTTCACCTACCGCGGCTCCTGGTGCGCGGAAGGCGAGCGGACAAGCTGGGAAAGCCAGTGGCGCCTCGTCGGCTCGAAGGGAATGCTCACCTGGGACGGCGAAGAGAGTTTCAAGGCGACTGTTGCCGGCGAAGAGCCCGGCCTTTTGCACGGCTCTGCTGCCGTAAACGTTCCCGGTCCGGAACACGACGAGGAAACCCATGGCCACGCCAGCGTCATCGCCGACTTCATCGCGGCGATCGGCACCGGCAAACGGCCCGAGACGGTCAATTCCGACAATATCAGAAGCCTTGCCATGGTCTTCAGCGCAATCGAAAGCGCCAAGACGGGCAGGCGCGTCGAAATTTCAGCATAG